The following proteins are co-located in the Candidatus Brocadiaceae bacterium genome:
- a CDS encoding Gfo/Idh/MocA family oxidoreductase, with amino-acid sequence MGISLGLVGLGSFGSQFAELFKRHPLVDRMALCDVEPERVRRFADREDWRDKFRPSDAYAAFDDICVSDLDALVVITQPWLHAPQCLQALESGKHVYSAVPIISVPDDDEILDCCDRLVSAVQRTGLHYMLGETTCYRPATMYCRRRAAAGDFGRFVHSDAQYLHDVDDRGSNLREVQRRRTTGKVGSLWLAEAQRYAGRGLVGGPMHYPTHSFSGPIHVMGARVARICAWGQRDETGDDYFANAYMNEVAFCRMSNGATARVAECRRVGHTGEETFRIFGTEGSFREDQWVTRDGWTALTVDDMRDVLPDEVVDAFRGEDGSGTYGGHGGSHAYLVHEFVDAVAHDRVPAVNVWEAVRYMAAGVTAHKSVLADGEVLDVPDWGDAPK; translated from the coding sequence ATGGGCATCAGCCTTGGACTGGTGGGACTCGGATCGTTCGGCTCGCAGTTCGCCGAGCTGTTCAAGCGGCACCCGCTCGTGGACCGCATGGCGCTGTGCGACGTGGAGCCGGAGCGGGTCAGGCGATTCGCCGACCGGGAGGACTGGCGCGACAAGTTCCGTCCGTCCGACGCCTACGCCGCGTTCGACGACATCTGCGTGAGCGACCTGGACGCGCTCGTCGTCATCACGCAGCCCTGGCTGCACGCGCCCCAGTGCCTGCAGGCCCTCGAGTCGGGGAAGCACGTCTACAGCGCCGTGCCCATCATCAGCGTGCCCGACGACGACGAGATACTCGATTGCTGCGACCGCCTGGTCAGTGCGGTGCAGCGCACGGGCCTGCACTACATGCTGGGCGAGACGACCTGCTACCGGCCGGCGACGATGTACTGCCGCCGGCGCGCGGCGGCGGGGGACTTCGGCCGATTCGTGCACTCCGACGCGCAGTACCTGCACGACGTGGACGACCGCGGCAGCAATCTGCGCGAGGTGCAGCGGCGCCGCACGACGGGCAAGGTCGGCTCCCTGTGGCTGGCCGAGGCGCAGCGCTACGCCGGCCGCGGCCTCGTGGGTGGGCCGATGCACTACCCCACGCACTCGTTCAGCGGGCCCATCCACGTCATGGGCGCCCGGGTGGCCAGGATCTGCGCGTGGGGGCAGCGCGACGAGACGGGCGACGACTACTTCGCGAACGCCTACATGAACGAGGTGGCCTTCTGCCGGATGAGCAATGGAGCCACCGCGCGCGTCGCCGAGTGCCGCAGGGTCGGCCACACGGGCGAGGAGACGTTTCGCATCTTCGGCACGGAGGGCTCCTTCCGCGAGGACCAGTGGGTCACGCGCGACGGCTGGACGGCGCTGACCGTCGACGACATGCGCGACGTGCTCCCGGACGAAGTGGTCGACGCCTTCCGAGGCGAGGACGGCTCCGGCACCTACGGCGGGCATGGCGGGTCGCATGCCTACCTCGTGCACGAGTTCGTCGATGCCGTCGCGCACGACCGCGTGCCGGCCGTCAACGTGTGGGAGGCCGTGCGCTACATGGCGGCCGGCGTCACGGCGCACAAGTCGGTCCTTGCCGACGGCGAGGTGCTGGACGTGCCCGACTGGGGCGACGCGCCGAAGTAG
- a CDS encoding DeoR/GlpR transcriptional regulator, with the protein MARGSAQTEKRRRELASLLSRSETISTVEMARRFGVSEMTIRRDLKALEESGLAVRRYGGAAPAQRITFEFAFDGRRRARLAEKRRIGAEAARRVEPGQTVFLDTGTTTLQVARALAGRGVPCTVVTSSLVIASTLWADDCVELVLVGGRVRRGSPDLVGPGTEVMLEKLTADLAFIGSDGVDPDRGSFAGDLETARVAERMAANAARAIVVADGSKLGRAGGVRCLHVRGMHALITDRAAPAEIVQRLRRRGVEVTLV; encoded by the coding sequence ATGGCAAGAGGCTCGGCACAGACGGAGAAGCGACGGCGTGAGCTGGCGTCCCTGCTGTCCCGGAGCGAGACCATATCGACGGTCGAGATGGCCCGTCGCTTCGGCGTCAGCGAGATGACGATCCGCCGCGACCTGAAGGCACTGGAGGAGTCGGGCCTTGCCGTGCGGCGCTACGGCGGGGCGGCGCCTGCCCAGCGCATCACGTTCGAGTTCGCCTTCGACGGGCGCCGGCGTGCGCGCCTTGCCGAGAAGCGCCGCATCGGCGCCGAGGCCGCGCGGCGCGTCGAACCCGGGCAGACCGTCTTCCTCGACACGGGCACGACGACGCTGCAGGTCGCCAGGGCGCTGGCAGGGCGGGGCGTCCCGTGCACCGTCGTCACCAGCAGCCTCGTCATCGCGAGCACGCTCTGGGCCGACGACTGCGTCGAACTCGTGCTGGTGGGGGGCCGCGTACGGCGCGGCAGCCCGGACCTCGTGGGGCCCGGGACGGAGGTTATGCTCGAGAAGCTCACCGCCGACCTGGCCTTCATCGGCAGCGACGGTGTCGACCCCGACCGGGGCAGCTTCGCCGGCGATCTGGAGACGGCGCGCGTGGCCGAGAGGATGGCTGCCAACGCGGCGCGCGCCATCGTCGTCGCCGACGGCTCGAAGCTCGGACGCGCCGGCGGGGTGCGCTGCCTGCACGTGCGCGGGATGCACGCACTCATCACCGACCGCGCGGCCCCGGCGGAGATCGTCCAGCGGCTGCGACGGCGGGGGGTGGAAGTCACACTCGTTTAG
- a CDS encoding aminotransferase class III-fold pyridoxal phosphate-dependent enzyme — translation METTEPLAPAGILGAGVVTAMRRARDFLRARSTAELLPLVGTVRAELALQAPAAGRSAFPLSYGGGGTCAHDLLAGLGMFYVSESGEVVLDCTSGHYQMTWGYNHPALTSALDAATELGIVWDNHSNIPSIPVRHLADALAALGREAGLDRVLLGVCTGSVACAAALKVMLARYRADHARSALGPPVFIALTGNYHGTDILAQTLRGMWPGLVSGAETVQLEPNDEEQLREAFRRFGRRVAGFWAEPIMMNREAIGVRPDYLRLARALCDECGALMALDEIQTGFWYPEVLYFRRADVAPDMVIVGKGMTAGFHPLSAMLFRHELDVLEQYDAISTNGNASLAALLALCNLRMIADDAPRIGRLARRHHECLCALAADFPELIEGVNGDGFLTGMRFRARDDALGFHKAALARGLWLRAHAYHPGHRTVLMKYPLVIEDAVIDFVLAQLRDLCSAMPWR, via the coding sequence TTGGAGACCACCGAACCGCTTGCGCCGGCGGGCATCCTGGGCGCCGGCGTTGTCACGGCCATGCGCCGGGCCCGCGACTTCCTGCGTGCGCGCAGCACGGCGGAGCTGCTGCCGCTGGTCGGCACAGTCCGTGCCGAACTCGCGCTCCAAGCGCCGGCCGCCGGCAGGAGCGCCTTCCCTCTCTCCTACGGCGGGGGCGGCACGTGCGCGCACGACCTGCTGGCGGGGCTGGGCATGTTCTACGTCTCAGAATCGGGCGAGGTGGTGCTCGATTGCACGAGTGGGCACTACCAGATGACGTGGGGCTACAATCACCCGGCTCTCACGTCGGCGCTGGATGCGGCGACCGAACTCGGCATCGTCTGGGACAACCACTCGAACATCCCTTCGATCCCGGTGAGGCATCTGGCCGACGCCCTGGCCGCGCTCGGGCGGGAGGCGGGGCTCGACCGCGTGCTGCTGGGCGTCTGCACGGGCAGCGTGGCCTGCGCGGCGGCGTTGAAGGTGATGCTCGCGCGCTACCGGGCCGACCACGCCCGATCGGCGCTCGGGCCGCCCGTCTTCATCGCACTCACCGGCAACTACCACGGCACCGACATCCTGGCGCAGACGCTGCGCGGCATGTGGCCGGGGCTCGTGAGCGGCGCCGAGACGGTGCAGTTGGAGCCCAACGACGAGGAGCAGCTCCGGGAGGCGTTCCGGCGCTTCGGGCGCCGCGTGGCCGGCTTCTGGGCGGAGCCGATCATGATGAACCGCGAGGCGATCGGCGTCCGACCGGACTACCTGCGGCTGGCGCGGGCGCTCTGCGACGAGTGCGGCGCCCTGATGGCCCTCGACGAGATCCAGACAGGCTTCTGGTACCCCGAGGTGCTCTATTTCCGCAGGGCGGACGTCGCGCCCGACATGGTCATCGTCGGCAAGGGCATGACGGCGGGGTTTCACCCGCTGTCGGCGATGCTCTTCCGGCACGAGCTGGACGTCCTCGAGCAGTACGACGCGATCAGCACCAACGGCAACGCGTCCCTGGCGGCGTTGCTCGCGCTCTGCAACCTCCGTATGATCGCGGACGACGCCCCGCGCATCGGCCGGCTGGCCCGCCGGCACCACGAATGCCTGTGCGCACTCGCCGCCGACTTCCCCGAGCTGATCGAGGGGGTCAACGGGGACGGGTTCCTGACCGGCATGCGGTTCCGGGCGCGCGACGACGCACTGGGCTTCCACAAGGCGGCCCTTGCGCGCGGGCTCTGGCTGCGGGCGCACGCCTACCACCCGGGCCATCGGACGGTGCTGATGAAGTACCCGCTCGTGATCGAGGACGCGGTGATCGATTTCGTGCTGGCGCAACTGCGGGACCTCTGCAGTGCGATGCCCTGGCGGTAG
- a CDS encoding Gfo/Idh/MocA family oxidoreductase, with protein MDALGVGMLGFGFMGRTHVYAHRTVPLYYDPPPARTALRVVCTSRPETARAAREAGGFARWTTDPLEVIAADDVDIVHVCTPNCEHFEALAAAIRAGKHIYVDKPVTANLDEADRLEAMLPGYAGTAQVVLQNRFLPATLRARQLVEEGALGPVTHFRASYLHGGSVDPERPVNWKSTAAAGGGVIRDLGPHILDLLGWLIGPFDAVQCVSRIWAAERPDLDRTGESMRIDVEDAAAMLLRRADGAFGMVDVSKIATGTEDELRFEIHGRHGAIRFDLMQPNYLEFYDGRLAGGDFGGRQGWQRIATVQKYPAPGGRFLPPKLSIGWVRGHVHCLYCFLKAITEGTDAHPSLAEGLAVQRMLEAARESARCGEWVRPATP; from the coding sequence ATGGACGCACTCGGCGTCGGCATGCTGGGCTTCGGCTTCATGGGCAGGACGCACGTCTATGCGCACAGGACGGTGCCCCTGTACTACGACCCTCCGCCCGCGCGCACGGCGCTGCGCGTCGTGTGCACGTCCCGCCCGGAGACCGCCCGGGCCGCCCGGGAGGCCGGGGGCTTCGCCCGGTGGACGACCGATCCGCTGGAGGTGATCGCGGCCGACGACGTGGACATCGTGCACGTCTGCACGCCGAACTGCGAGCACTTCGAGGCGCTGGCGGCGGCGATCCGCGCCGGCAAGCACATCTACGTGGACAAGCCGGTTACCGCCAACCTGGACGAAGCCGACCGCCTGGAGGCAATGCTGCCAGGCTACGCCGGCACGGCGCAGGTGGTGCTCCAGAACCGCTTCCTCCCGGCGACGCTCCGCGCGCGGCAGTTGGTGGAGGAGGGCGCGCTCGGGCCGGTGACGCACTTCCGTGCGTCCTATCTCCACGGCGGGAGCGTCGATCCGGAGAGGCCCGTGAACTGGAAGTCCACGGCGGCCGCCGGGGGCGGCGTCATCCGCGACCTCGGTCCGCACATCCTCGACCTGCTCGGCTGGCTGATCGGCCCCTTCGACGCCGTACAGTGCGTCAGCCGCATCTGGGCGGCCGAGCGGCCGGACCTCGACCGCACCGGCGAGTCCATGAGGATCGACGTCGAGGACGCCGCCGCCATGCTGCTCCGCCGCGCCGATGGGGCTTTCGGCATGGTGGACGTGAGCAAGATCGCCACGGGCACGGAGGACGAGCTGCGCTTCGAGATCCATGGCCGACACGGGGCGATCCGTTTCGACCTCATGCAGCCGAACTACCTGGAGTTCTACGACGGGCGCCTGGCGGGCGGCGACTTCGGCGGCCGGCAGGGCTGGCAGCGCATCGCGACGGTGCAGAAGTACCCGGCGCCGGGCGGCAGGTTCCTGCCTCCGAAGCTCTCCATCGGCTGGGTGCGCGGCCACGTACACTGCCTCTACTGCTTCCTGAAGGCGATCACCGAGGGCACTGACGCGCACCCGTCGCTCGCCGAGGGCCTCGCCGTGCAGCGTATGCTGGAGGCGGCGCGCGAGTCGGCGCGGTGCGGTGAGTGGGTCAGGCCGGCGACTCCGTAG